The proteins below come from a single Gordonia pseudamarae genomic window:
- a CDS encoding DUF6932 family protein, giving the protein MIPPLIAGHLPVGRYSCSLEEIESTFVTAPAFRNSQSRPALFDGLLAYLHEWEEAERLVDTKVLMSLWIGGGFTSDKLDTDDVDVSPIVNSRALDNLRGQAGSGRIKALYSHRTRVRNEYGVEPFVVLWRPFTTLKLQEHDSGAHEYVAVRGMMDDFWQRRQSAPTKGAMTEEDAEPARGYLEVTV; this is encoded by the coding sequence ATGATCCCACCGCTGATCGCGGGCCACCTCCCCGTGGGTAGGTACTCCTGCAGTCTTGAGGAGATCGAATCCACGTTCGTCACGGCCCCTGCGTTCCGCAATTCGCAGTCACGTCCCGCACTCTTCGACGGTCTACTGGCATACCTGCACGAATGGGAGGAGGCCGAGCGCCTCGTCGACACCAAAGTCCTGATGTCCCTATGGATCGGTGGCGGGTTCACGAGCGACAAGCTCGATACCGACGATGTCGATGTATCACCGATCGTGAACAGCCGCGCCCTTGACAACCTTCGCGGACAGGCTGGTAGCGGCCGCATCAAGGCACTGTACTCGCATCGAACACGTGTCCGAAACGAGTACGGCGTCGAACCATTCGTCGTACTATGGAGGCCATTCACCACCCTCAAGCTGCAGGAACACGACTCGGGAGCACACGAGTACGTTGCAGTACGCGGGATGATGGATGACTTTTGGCAACGCAGGCAGAGCGCGCCGACGAAGGGCGCAATGACCGAGGAGGACGCTGAACCGGCTCGAGGCTATTTGGAGGTGACAGTGTGA
- a CDS encoding peptidoglycan recognition protein family protein yields MRYPRTKPPIVLAVVAALAVTSPFAAILFGADPVPVDRTKTHAKTTIEQLSLDKLPTYALDMATARLSDIGITLPTIDPALFPDPDIGHTAPALREAHTPGTRTSGTRTPGTVRTKATVPGTSTTSTPRTGIHEHATTDKPSPREPTTPKKTTPKKKPAVSPRMADGRLVGPAVQRITNKGKALKMVALTWNKPVEATAYLRVRDEDGGWGAWTALDTVDTAGIPGPGDGDRRRYVSGTEPIWVGAATAAEILLTQGGKAIPAAVTQNGLLTQLGIGSSDSIVSTLLRTALSTMQATVISPQSLLSLGSSILTSLSGGPQVISRAQWGADEGIRCSQPHYIPRIKGAVVHHTAGSNDYSPQQSAEIVRGIYAYHAQSLNWCDIGYNVLVDRYGQIFEGAFGGLDRNVEATHTGGFNQSTVGVSLMGDLDQTGPSAQMISAAGRFLRWRLGKAGLSPVGKTQLDAQYFSDSKFSAGSVADVPTISAHRDLNHTECPGRFGYAALDTIRAVAAGGTPMATAEPTTPALGPAPAPSPVPTG; encoded by the coding sequence ATGCGATACCCCAGAACCAAGCCGCCGATCGTGCTCGCGGTCGTCGCAGCGCTCGCCGTCACGAGCCCCTTCGCGGCCATTCTCTTCGGTGCCGACCCCGTGCCGGTCGACCGCACGAAGACCCACGCCAAGACGACGATCGAACAGCTCTCCCTGGACAAGCTCCCCACCTATGCCCTCGACATGGCGACGGCGCGGCTCTCGGACATCGGCATCACCCTCCCGACGATCGACCCGGCACTGTTCCCCGATCCCGACATCGGGCACACCGCCCCGGCGCTGCGCGAGGCCCACACCCCCGGCACCCGAACGTCCGGCACCCGAACGCCCGGCACCGTACGCACCAAGGCCACGGTCCCCGGCACATCCACCACGAGCACGCCGCGAACGGGCATCCACGAACACGCGACCACGGACAAGCCCAGCCCGCGCGAGCCGACGACACCGAAGAAGACGACACCGAAGAAGAAGCCTGCGGTGTCACCGCGGATGGCCGACGGCAGGCTCGTCGGCCCCGCCGTGCAGCGCATCACCAACAAGGGCAAAGCCCTCAAGATGGTGGCCCTGACCTGGAACAAACCCGTCGAGGCCACTGCCTACCTGCGCGTGCGGGACGAGGACGGCGGCTGGGGCGCGTGGACGGCGCTGGACACCGTCGACACGGCCGGCATCCCTGGGCCGGGCGATGGGGACCGTCGCAGATATGTGAGCGGCACCGAACCGATCTGGGTGGGTGCGGCGACGGCGGCCGAGATCCTGCTGACCCAGGGCGGCAAGGCCATCCCCGCCGCCGTAACCCAGAACGGGCTGCTCACCCAGCTGGGTATCGGATCATCCGATTCGATCGTCTCGACGCTGCTGCGCACGGCACTGTCGACGATGCAGGCCACCGTGATCTCGCCGCAGAGCCTGCTGTCGCTCGGATCGTCGATACTGACATCGCTGTCGGGCGGTCCACAGGTGATATCGCGGGCGCAATGGGGTGCCGACGAAGGCATCCGCTGCTCGCAGCCGCACTACATCCCGCGGATCAAGGGGGCGGTGGTGCACCACACCGCCGGATCCAACGACTACTCCCCCCAGCAGTCGGCCGAGATCGTGCGCGGCATCTACGCCTACCACGCACAATCGCTCAACTGGTGCGACATCGGCTACAACGTGCTGGTCGACAGATACGGGCAGATCTTCGAAGGTGCGTTCGGCGGGCTCGACCGCAACGTCGAGGCCACCCACACCGGCGGCTTCAACCAGTCCACGGTCGGGGTGTCGCTGATGGGTGACCTCGACCAGACCGGACCGTCGGCGCAGATGATCTCGGCGGCGGGCCGATTCCTGCGCTGGCGCTTGGGCAAGGCAGGTCTGTCGCCCGTCGGAAAGACCCAGCTCGACGCCCAATACTTCTCCGACAGCAAATTCTCGGCCGGCAGCGTCGCCGACGTGCCGACGATCTCCGCCCACCGCGACCTCAACCACACCGAATGCCCAGGCCGGTTCGGTTACGCGGCGCTGGACACCATCCGGGCCGTCGCCGCCGGTGGCACCCCCATGGCCACCGCCGAACCCACTACCCCGGCGCTTGGGCCCGCTCCCGCCCCGTCTCCGGTTCCCACCGGCTGA
- the istB gene encoding IS21-like element helper ATPase IstB: MPTTRPSAPSDADKLIAHQSRLLKAPRIAQNYSRIAEQARAADWSLEDYLAAVLAVESNARAESGARLRIRGAGFPSIKTITDFDFTAQPAVDRAQIARLEAGGWLAEAHNIVLLGPPGTGKTHLATALAVAAAHTGYRVGFASATAWITRLAEAHRLGRLDTELKRISRIGLIVIDEVGYIPFDAEAANLFFQLVSSRYEKSSIILTSNLPFSRWGEVFGEATIASAMIDRIVHHADVIALKGTSYRIKHTAIESLPSVDADRQANSNP; the protein is encoded by the coding sequence ATGCCGACCACACGCCCGAGCGCACCCTCTGATGCTGACAAGTTGATCGCTCACCAGTCCCGGCTTCTCAAAGCGCCGAGGATCGCTCAGAACTATTCCCGGATCGCTGAGCAAGCTCGCGCCGCGGACTGGTCGTTGGAGGACTATCTGGCCGCAGTGCTGGCGGTGGAATCGAATGCTCGCGCCGAGTCCGGTGCCCGTTTGCGTATTCGAGGCGCCGGGTTCCCGTCGATCAAGACGATCACCGACTTCGACTTCACCGCCCAGCCCGCAGTCGACCGTGCACAGATAGCCCGGCTCGAAGCCGGTGGCTGGCTCGCCGAAGCCCACAACATCGTTCTGCTCGGACCGCCCGGTACCGGCAAAACCCATCTCGCGACGGCGCTGGCCGTCGCTGCCGCCCATACCGGCTATCGTGTCGGGTTTGCCTCGGCAACAGCGTGGATCACCCGGCTGGCCGAGGCCCACCGACTCGGGCGACTCGACACAGAACTCAAGAGGATCAGCCGGATCGGACTGATCGTGATCGACGAAGTCGGCTACATCCCTTTCGATGCCGAAGCTGCCAACCTGTTCTTCCAACTCGTCTCCAGCCGATACGAGAAGTCGTCGATCATTCTGACCTCCAACCTGCCGTTCTCCCGGTGGGGAGAAGTGTTCGGTGAAGCCACCATCGCCTCGGCCATGATCGATCGGATCGTTCACCACGCCGACGTCATCGCCCTCAAAGGCACCAGCTACCGCATCAAACACACCGCAATCGAGTCACTGCCTTCCGTCGACGCCGACCGTCAGGCAAACTCGAACCCGTAA
- a CDS encoding helix-turn-helix domain-containing protein: MLDALADGQAVSVQRLRTTLSTQEAADILGVSRPTVVRLIDKGEIDCTTTGTHRRVQLDDVLAYQDRIRRRRTQALDQTAAESVPKKPGAGVGFIETR; the protein is encoded by the coding sequence GTGCTCGACGCACTGGCCGACGGTCAGGCGGTGTCCGTTCAGCGGCTACGCACAACGCTGTCGACCCAGGAGGCGGCCGACATTCTTGGTGTGAGTCGGCCGACCGTGGTGCGCCTCATCGACAAGGGTGAGATCGACTGTACGACAACCGGCACGCACCGCCGCGTGCAACTCGATGATGTCCTGGCCTATCAAGACAGGATTCGTCGCCGGCGGACCCAAGCACTGGACCAGACGGCGGCGGAGTCGGTACCGAAGAAACCGGGCGCTGGTGTCGGCTTCATCGAGACCCGGTGA
- a CDS encoding SpoIID/LytB domain-containing protein gives MPRLRMFTTGARSRDARKRKLSLTALGLTPALIAGGLVLGTTLNGADDVDLAVSGSVTMHGHGHGHGRGLGQWGAYGYAKKGWSAGRILRHYYGGTTAGKADRSEVDVTLTNQSSVSVRAVAGMRVGGQVVAPGQAVSLSGGTANITNGCGGSVVRSVPATFVEPLTAGPTRPAGELLTFCGSGATYRGALGYSGGRVVNRVHIDDYVKGVLPKEISPGWADGGGAEAIKAQAVAARTYALAALAGGKQIDDTQNSQVYGGASVEDPRTNSAADATAGQVRLVNGKPAFTEFSASTGGFTAGGPFPAVEDEGDTISPSHNWTMTLSPDTVGSAFGVGALRDFEVIEANGLGPQWGRAVKVRVVGTGGTVEVSGEDARTTLGLKSSYFAIKGQTNKPAIVAPARGTGPAGGILETIFDEVMPGASQLLEVGTQVLNGKFDDLGGITGVLGQAIGIPALTPDGKGVVQLFQRGMMFFSADTGAHALAGRSLADYLSKGGQPVVGFPKRDALK, from the coding sequence ATGCCACGTCTGAGAATGTTCACGACCGGCGCCCGGTCACGGGATGCGCGCAAGCGAAAACTGTCGTTGACGGCGCTGGGCCTGACACCCGCGCTGATCGCCGGCGGTCTGGTCCTCGGCACCACGCTCAACGGCGCCGACGACGTCGACCTGGCGGTCTCCGGTTCGGTGACCATGCACGGTCACGGTCACGGTCACGGTCGTGGCCTGGGGCAGTGGGGTGCCTACGGCTATGCGAAGAAGGGCTGGTCTGCCGGCAGGATCCTGCGTCATTACTATGGCGGCACCACCGCGGGGAAGGCGGACAGGTCCGAGGTCGACGTCACACTGACGAATCAGAGCTCGGTTTCTGTGCGCGCGGTCGCCGGGATGCGGGTAGGCGGGCAGGTCGTCGCCCCCGGGCAAGCGGTCAGTTTGTCCGGGGGAACAGCAAACATCACCAACGGCTGCGGCGGATCGGTCGTGCGCTCGGTGCCCGCGACCTTCGTCGAACCACTGACCGCGGGCCCGACCAGACCCGCCGGTGAGCTGCTCACCTTCTGCGGGTCGGGCGCCACGTATCGCGGCGCGCTCGGCTACTCCGGCGGACGCGTCGTCAACCGGGTCCACATCGATGACTACGTCAAGGGTGTCCTGCCCAAGGAGATCTCGCCCGGCTGGGCCGACGGCGGTGGAGCCGAGGCCATCAAGGCGCAGGCCGTGGCCGCGCGCACCTACGCACTGGCCGCGCTCGCCGGCGGCAAACAGATCGACGATACCCAGAACTCGCAGGTCTACGGCGGTGCGTCCGTAGAGGACCCACGCACGAACTCCGCCGCCGACGCCACCGCCGGACAGGTCCGCCTGGTGAACGGGAAACCGGCGTTCACCGAGTTCTCGGCATCGACCGGCGGTTTCACCGCGGGCGGGCCGTTCCCCGCCGTCGAGGACGAGGGCGACACCATTTCGCCGTCACACAACTGGACGATGACGCTGAGCCCGGACACCGTGGGCAGCGCCTTCGGCGTCGGCGCGCTGCGCGACTTCGAGGTGATCGAGGCCAACGGTCTCGGCCCGCAGTGGGGCCGCGCCGTCAAGGTCCGCGTGGTCGGAACCGGTGGCACCGTCGAGGTGAGCGGCGAGGACGCCCGCACCACCCTCGGGCTCAAATCCTCCTACTTCGCCATCAAGGGCCAGACGAACAAGCCCGCGATCGTCGCCCCGGCACGCGGCACCGGTCCGGCCGGTGGCATCCTGGAGACGATCTTCGACGAGGTGATGCCGGGTGCGTCACAGTTGCTCGAGGTGGGCACCCAGGTGCTCAACGGCAAGTTCGACGATCTCGGCGGTATCACCGGCGTCCTCGGTCAGGCGATCGGCATTCCCGCACTCACCCCCGACGGCAAGGGCGTCGTGCAGCTGTTCCAGCGTGGCATGATGTTCTTCTCCGCCGACACCGGTGCGCACGCTCTCGCCGGGCGGTCCCTCGCCGACTACCTCAGCAAGGGCGGACAGCCGGTCGTCGGCTTCCCGAAGCGGGATGCGCTGAAATAG
- a CDS encoding type I restriction endonuclease subunit R: MSIIPESEWEQFTVERLAEHNWQPLKGQEIAPGTERGRVSWEDLVLPERLLSVMRELNRGVPHEYLVQARAAILAPQSQDPMAENYRLHQIVTRGYRGITYIDHNGIEQTPTIRVASTRPDENELLAVRQVTIRSREHERRFDVVLYLNGLPVAIFELKQAGAAGATVSAAHAQLRTYLREFPMAFRFAVVTVISDGLTARYGTPFTPLEHYAPWNVDDDGKPVETGKPVEDDDLGVELESLIDGVFNTERFVQLQHNFVAYDAGADGYVKRIAKPHQYFAVTKAVGNTVVAAESTGKAGVVWHTQGSGKSMEMELYAHLVAKQPKLKNPTIIVVTDRRDLDGQLFDTFNRSRLLGESPVKIGTRDELRHELADRTTGGIYFTTLQKFGRTKEEREAGADHPLLTDRRNVIVIVDEAHRSHYDDLDGYARHLADAVPNATLIAFTGTPISSAERNTRDVFGPYIDIYDLTRAVDDGATVPVYFEPRLIKVSLAEQITEDDLDRAADEATRGLDDVERAQIEKSVAVINAVYGAPQRLKALAADIVAHWETRMAAMVPFIETSGKALVVGATRDICARLYDEIIALKPDWHNDSESEGVIKVIYSGSAKDQEPISRHVRRDAQNKAIQKRLKDPDDPLRIVIVKDMLLTGFDAPPLHTLYLDRPLKGALLMQTLARVNRTFRGKPAGLLVAYAPLAENLNAALAEYTDTDQQTRPVGKRIDEAAGLARETLAQIDTLCAGYDWRAVVGSGRNNPWMRATQGLANHLLAPDTPGVEVDGQPKPAALRFRELAATLARAWALAGGDHTLAELRPDIKFYAEVRVWMGKIEANRRQAEGKPIPDDIRRLLSRLVADSTASGEVVDIYAAAGLPTPSLNDLTPEFEATARAAANPHLAIEALRATLTGESRRATRNSLVRQRAFSDRITELMRRYTNQQVTSAEVIAELIAMAHDIAAEGSRGQNFNPPLSDDELAFFDAVAANKSAVELQGNDVLADIARELVHIMQRDTKYDWTVRDDVRAKLRSSVKRVLVKFKYPPDKQPEAIKIVIEQMEALAPGYAERHAALSS; encoded by the coding sequence ATGAGCATCATTCCCGAATCGGAGTGGGAGCAGTTCACCGTCGAGCGGCTTGCCGAACACAACTGGCAGCCGCTCAAGGGGCAGGAGATCGCGCCCGGAACCGAGCGGGGACGGGTGTCGTGGGAGGATCTGGTGCTTCCCGAGCGGCTCCTGTCCGTGATGCGCGAACTCAATCGTGGGGTCCCGCACGAGTATCTGGTGCAGGCGCGGGCAGCGATCCTGGCGCCCCAGTCGCAGGACCCGATGGCCGAGAACTACCGGCTGCATCAGATCGTGACCCGCGGATATCGGGGCATCACCTATATCGACCACAACGGTATCGAACAAACCCCCACCATCCGGGTGGCCAGTACCCGGCCCGACGAGAACGAGCTACTCGCCGTCCGGCAGGTCACCATCCGCAGCCGCGAACACGAACGACGCTTTGATGTGGTGTTGTACCTCAACGGATTACCGGTGGCGATCTTCGAACTCAAACAGGCCGGGGCGGCCGGAGCGACGGTGTCCGCCGCCCACGCCCAGCTGCGGACCTATCTGCGTGAGTTCCCGATGGCATTCCGGTTCGCCGTCGTCACCGTGATCAGCGACGGCCTCACCGCACGTTACGGCACACCGTTCACCCCGCTCGAGCATTACGCGCCATGGAATGTCGACGACGACGGCAAGCCGGTGGAGACGGGAAAGCCGGTCGAAGACGACGATCTGGGTGTCGAACTCGAATCCCTCATCGACGGCGTCTTCAACACCGAACGGTTCGTGCAGCTGCAACACAACTTCGTCGCCTACGATGCCGGTGCCGACGGATATGTGAAACGAATCGCCAAGCCGCACCAGTATTTCGCGGTCACCAAAGCGGTCGGCAACACGGTGGTCGCGGCCGAAAGCACCGGCAAGGCCGGGGTGGTGTGGCACACTCAGGGATCGGGTAAGTCGATGGAGATGGAGTTGTATGCCCACCTCGTCGCCAAACAGCCCAAACTGAAGAACCCCACCATTATCGTCGTCACCGACCGCCGCGACCTCGACGGGCAACTGTTCGACACCTTCAACCGGTCACGGCTGCTCGGTGAGTCGCCGGTCAAGATCGGCACCCGCGACGAGCTGCGCCACGAACTCGCCGACCGGACCACCGGCGGCATCTACTTCACCACGCTGCAAAAGTTCGGTCGCACAAAAGAAGAACGCGAAGCCGGCGCCGACCACCCGCTGCTCACCGACCGCCGCAATGTGATCGTCATCGTCGACGAGGCGCACCGCAGCCACTACGACGACCTCGACGGCTACGCCCGTCACCTCGCCGACGCGGTACCGAACGCGACCCTCATCGCTTTCACCGGAACCCCGATCTCGTCGGCCGAACGCAACACCCGTGACGTATTCGGGCCCTACATCGACATCTACGACCTGACCCGTGCCGTCGACGACGGAGCCACCGTCCCCGTGTATTTCGAGCCGCGACTGATCAAAGTGTCGCTGGCCGAACAGATCACCGAAGACGACCTCGACCGTGCCGCCGACGAGGCCACCCGCGGACTCGATGACGTCGAACGCGCCCAGATCGAGAAGTCCGTCGCCGTCATCAACGCGGTATATGGTGCGCCGCAACGACTCAAGGCGCTCGCCGCCGACATCGTCGCGCACTGGGAAACCCGCATGGCAGCGATGGTGCCGTTCATCGAAACCTCGGGCAAAGCGCTCGTCGTCGGTGCCACCCGCGATATCTGTGCCCGTCTCTACGATGAGATCATCGCCCTGAAACCGGACTGGCACAACGACTCCGAATCCGAGGGAGTCATCAAGGTCATCTATTCGGGGTCGGCGAAAGACCAGGAGCCGATCAGCCGGCACGTGCGACGCGACGCACAGAACAAGGCCATCCAGAAACGTCTCAAAGATCCCGACGACCCGCTGCGGATAGTCATCGTCAAGGACATGCTGCTCACCGGATTCGACGCGCCGCCGCTGCACACCCTGTACCTGGACCGCCCGCTCAAGGGGGCGCTGCTCATGCAGACCCTGGCCAGGGTGAACCGCACGTTCCGCGGCAAACCCGCCGGTCTGCTCGTCGCCTACGCACCGCTCGCGGAGAACCTGAACGCGGCGCTGGCCGAGTACACCGACACCGATCAGCAGACCAGACCCGTCGGCAAACGCATCGATGAGGCCGCCGGACTGGCCCGCGAGACGCTCGCCCAGATCGACACGCTGTGCGCCGGATACGACTGGCGCGCAGTGGTCGGCAGTGGTCGCAACAACCCGTGGATGCGGGCCACCCAGGGTTTGGCGAATCACCTGCTGGCTCCCGACACGCCGGGCGTCGAGGTCGACGGGCAGCCGAAGCCGGCGGCGCTGCGCTTCCGCGAGTTGGCCGCGACTCTTGCTCGCGCCTGGGCACTTGCCGGTGGCGACCATACGCTCGCCGAACTGCGTCCGGACATCAAATTCTATGCGGAGGTGCGGGTGTGGATGGGCAAGATCGAGGCCAACCGGCGCCAGGCCGAGGGCAAGCCCATCCCGGACGACATCAGACGGCTGCTGTCACGGCTGGTCGCCGACTCCACCGCGTCCGGTGAGGTTGTCGACATCTACGCGGCCGCGGGTCTGCCCACACCGTCGCTGAACGATCTCACTCCCGAGTTCGAGGCCACAGCGCGGGCGGCCGCCAACCCACACCTGGCGATCGAGGCGCTGCGCGCCACCCTCACCGGGGAATCACGCCGAGCCACTCGCAATAGTCTCGTGCGGCAACGAGCATTCTCCGACCGGATCACCGAGCTGATGCGCCGCTACACCAACCAGCAGGTCACCTCCGCCGAGGTGATCGCCGAACTCATCGCCATGGCGCACGATATCGCGGCCGAAGGCTCTCGGGGGCAGAACTTCAACCCGCCGCTCTCCGATGACGAACTGGCGTTTTTCGACGCCGTCGCCGCCAACAAGTCGGCCGTCGAACTGCAAGGCAACGACGTGCTCGCCGACATCGCGCGTGAACTGGTACACATCATGCAGCGAGATACCAAGTACGACTGGACCGTCCGTGACGACGTGCGTGCCAAACTCCGCTCATCGGTGAAGCGGGTGCTCGTCAAGTTCAAGTACCCGCCCGACAAGCAGCCCGAGGCCATCAAGATTGTGATCGAGCAGATGGAGGCGCTGGCCCCCGGCTACGCCGAGAGACACGCGGCCCTCTCGTCATAA
- a CDS encoding type II toxin-antitoxin system VapC family toxin, with product MTALVIEASVLVSLWLDLGDSPTISRRLEGTTLHAADHLFVEAVNVLRRRRNTGHLDRAAAETAFAGVTAAPIRRWPFALVSERMRELGPDVSTCDPAYVARAERLRAPLLTRDVKLSRVPGMRCDIEIC from the coding sequence GTGACGGCGCTGGTGATCGAAGCGTCGGTCCTGGTATCGCTGTGGCTGGATCTTGGCGATTCTCCCACGATCTCGCGACGGCTCGAAGGCACGACACTGCACGCAGCGGACCATCTGTTCGTCGAGGCCGTCAATGTTCTGCGGCGCCGCCGCAACACCGGACATCTCGATCGCGCCGCCGCCGAGACCGCCTTCGCCGGGGTAACGGCGGCTCCTATCAGGCGCTGGCCGTTCGCATTGGTCTCCGAGCGGATGCGGGAGCTGGGTCCGGATGTGAGCACCTGCGACCCGGCGTACGTCGCGCGGGCCGAGCGTCTGCGGGCCCCGCTGCTGACCCGCGATGTGAAGCTGTCCCGTGTGCCTGGTATGCGCTGCGACATCGAAATATGTTGA
- a CDS encoding helix-turn-helix domain-containing protein, whose translation MDRIEELEIELANDRHTGLREQLAANDDRLLESLVAIRKAKGLTREEVARRMNRSAAAVVDLERLGADPHLSTIRRYAAAIGARIDTSVTDADYQAMGGPP comes from the coding sequence ATGGACCGGATCGAGGAGTTGGAGATCGAACTCGCCAACGATCGCCACACCGGACTTCGAGAGCAGTTGGCTGCCAACGATGATCGCCTGTTGGAGTCGCTCGTCGCGATCCGGAAGGCGAAGGGGTTGACGCGGGAGGAGGTGGCCAGGCGGATGAATCGTTCGGCCGCTGCGGTTGTCGATCTCGAGCGGCTCGGCGCTGATCCGCACCTGTCGACGATCCGGCGGTACGCGGCCGCCATCGGTGCGCGGATAGACACATCGGTGACTGACGCAGACTACCAGGCGATGGGAGGTCCTCCATGA
- a CDS encoding Rpn family recombination-promoting nuclease/putative transposase produces MTNAGDSSGGQPHDALFRLVFTDPENAGSELRSVLPQELAARIDLDGLVLQEGTFVDEVLRHRQTDVLFATTVGDRDAYLYVLIEHQSRPDPLMAFRMLVYQVRIWERHLAERQPESGGRPLPLIVPVVIYQGRRRWSAATDVAELIDIDTQVAAAAGRLVPRFGYLLDDLTVVDDAQLRQRPLSPAARITFVMFAHAPDDPDVTRWLTEWVDDLSAIDRRRLEGVFQYLVRVSVTPVDNLVRFAGKLGPEAEEIAMTTADQLIAQGHDKGRTQGRAEGRAEGRAEGRAGLLLDMLAVRFGDLDADLRSRVEHATTEQIAVWSARLVQGAATIEEIIE; encoded by the coding sequence ATGACGAATGCGGGGGATTCCTCAGGCGGGCAGCCCCATGATGCCTTGTTCCGGTTGGTGTTCACCGACCCGGAGAACGCGGGATCGGAGTTGCGGTCGGTGCTGCCACAGGAATTGGCCGCACGAATCGACCTGGACGGGCTGGTGTTACAAGAAGGCACATTCGTCGATGAGGTGTTGCGCCATCGGCAGACCGATGTGCTGTTCGCGACCACCGTCGGCGACCGTGATGCCTACCTGTATGTGCTCATCGAACACCAGAGTCGGCCCGATCCGTTGATGGCGTTTCGGATGCTGGTCTATCAGGTGCGTATCTGGGAACGCCACCTGGCAGAGCGTCAACCCGAGTCCGGTGGGCGACCGTTGCCGTTGATCGTTCCGGTGGTCATCTATCAGGGCCGGCGGCGCTGGTCGGCAGCAACCGATGTGGCCGAGTTGATTGACATCGACACGCAGGTCGCGGCAGCTGCGGGAAGACTTGTGCCCAGGTTCGGCTATCTGCTCGATGACCTGACCGTCGTCGATGATGCCCAGCTACGGCAACGGCCGCTCAGCCCGGCGGCCCGGATCACCTTCGTCATGTTCGCCCATGCACCCGACGACCCCGACGTCACCCGCTGGCTGACCGAGTGGGTCGATGACCTCTCGGCCATCGACCGCCGACGGCTGGAAGGGGTTTTCCAGTACCTTGTAAGAGTCAGCGTCACACCGGTCGACAACCTGGTCCGGTTCGCTGGGAAACTGGGCCCGGAAGCTGAGGAGATCGCCATGACCACCGCAGATCAGCTCATCGCCCAAGGACACGACAAAGGACGGACCCAAGGACGCGCCGAAGGACGAGCCGAAGGACGAGCCGAGGGACGGGCCGGTTTGCTTCTTGACATGCTGGCCGTGAGGTTCGGCGATCTCGATGCCGACCTGCGAAGCCGGGTCGAGCACGCAACAACCGAACAGATCGCGGTATGGAGCGCTCGGCTGGTCCAGGGCGCGGCGACCATCGAAGAGATCATCGAGTAA